A window of Sphingobacterium sp. SRCM116780 contains these coding sequences:
- a CDS encoding phosphatase PAP2 family protein: MIEQIVNIDQDVFLAINQGLSNPVFDWLLPILRNPYTWAPLYLFLIIFFIKTYGKTGILIVVMTLATFGASDAISSHLIKKSIKRVRPCNDIEFKEEVDIRVRCGSGFSFTSSHATNHFAVAFFWIVLFKRRWKHAMWLGITWATLISISQIYVGVHYPFDVLCGAILGTLIGLATGYIFKKIKPEFFNPEIAK; this comes from the coding sequence ATGATTGAACAAATTGTAAACATAGATCAAGATGTTTTTTTAGCCATCAATCAAGGATTGAGTAATCCTGTATTTGATTGGCTACTTCCCATTTTAAGAAATCCATACACATGGGCTCCCTTATATCTATTTTTAATCATTTTTTTCATTAAAACATATGGTAAAACAGGAATTCTCATTGTAGTGATGACATTAGCAACATTTGGTGCATCTGATGCGATATCTTCACATTTGATTAAAAAGTCTATCAAACGCGTACGACCATGTAACGATATCGAGTTTAAAGAAGAAGTGGATATTCGTGTTCGATGTGGTTCTGGTTTTAGTTTCACTTCTTCTCATGCGACGAATCATTTTGCGGTAGCCTTTTTCTGGATTGTATTATTTAAAAGAAGGTGGAAACATGCCATGTGGCTAGGTATTACATGGGCTACTTTAATTTCAATATCACAAATTTATGTAGGGGTGCATTATCCTTTTGATGTACTGTGTGGTGCTATTTTAGGTACACTGATAGGTCTAGCAACTGGTTACATCTTTAAAAAGATAAAACCCGAATTCTTTAATCCCGAAATAGCGAAATGA
- a CDS encoding amino acid permease, with translation MDQNLQENKELKRGLKNRHIQLIALGGAIGTGLFLGIGKAATLAGPSVILGYALAGIIAFFIMRQLGEMVVEEPVSGSFSFFANKYWGAFAGYASGWNYWVLYILVSMAELTAIGVYIQFWWPEIPLWTSSLFFFIVINALNLASVKIYGEAEFWFSIIKVVAIIAMILFGSYLLISGTGSPTSSVTNLYNDGGFFPKGWLSQQENGSYQGLLAAMALIMFSFGGLELVGITAAEAENPEKNIPKATNQVIYRILIFYVGALIILFSLSPWKSITADTSPFVTVFDSLKSFQFSLFGKTVYFTSIIANILNIIVLTAALSVYNSSVYSNSRMLYGLAAQGNAPKFLNKLSKNSVPINAILVSAVFAAICVIINKIMPKDALEILMSLVVSSLIINWIMITITHFFFRKNKSDQHIKTQFPSFFYPVSNYICILFLTGVLIIMWITGMKLPVELIPIWMILLYISYVLVKRSKAKKA, from the coding sequence GTGGATCAGAATCTCCAAGAGAACAAAGAATTAAAAAGAGGTCTTAAAAATCGACATATCCAGCTCATTGCATTAGGAGGAGCTATTGGAACAGGACTGTTTTTGGGTATTGGTAAAGCAGCGACATTAGCTGGACCTTCCGTTATTTTAGGGTATGCATTAGCTGGGATTATTGCATTCTTTATTATGCGTCAGTTAGGAGAAATGGTTGTAGAAGAACCTGTATCCGGGAGCTTTAGTTTCTTTGCGAACAAATATTGGGGAGCCTTTGCAGGCTATGCTTCAGGATGGAATTATTGGGTGCTCTATATACTTGTCAGCATGGCAGAATTAACTGCGATTGGTGTCTATATCCAATTTTGGTGGCCAGAAATACCACTTTGGACATCTAGTTTATTCTTTTTTATTGTCATTAATGCATTAAATCTAGCTTCTGTAAAGATATATGGAGAAGCTGAATTTTGGTTTTCTATCATTAAAGTTGTGGCTATTATCGCCATGATATTATTCGGATCATACTTACTGATAAGCGGTACAGGTAGTCCAACATCTTCTGTAACCAATCTATATAATGACGGTGGCTTTTTCCCAAAAGGATGGTTATCACAGCAAGAGAATGGTTCGTATCAAGGTTTACTTGCTGCTATGGCTTTGATCATGTTTTCATTTGGAGGTCTTGAGTTAGTGGGTATTACTGCTGCGGAAGCAGAAAACCCAGAGAAAAATATTCCAAAGGCAACAAACCAAGTGATCTACCGTATTCTCATCTTTTATGTGGGTGCATTGATAATTTTGTTTTCTTTATCGCCTTGGAAGAGCATTACAGCAGATACCAGTCCATTCGTGACTGTATTTGACTCCTTAAAAAGTTTTCAATTTTCATTATTTGGAAAGACCGTATACTTCACGAGCATTATTGCCAATATTCTGAATATAATCGTATTAACCGCAGCACTATCGGTTTATAATAGTAGTGTTTACAGTAATAGCCGTATGCTATATGGATTAGCAGCGCAAGGGAATGCCCCTAAATTTTTAAATAAATTGAGTAAGAACTCGGTCCCTATTAACGCCATTTTAGTTTCAGCAGTATTCGCTGCTATCTGTGTTATCATCAATAAAATCATGCCTAAGGATGCTTTAGAAATATTAATGTCGTTGGTTGTCTCTTCTCTGATTATTAATTGGATTATGATCACCATTACGCATTTTTTCTTTAGGAAGAATAAATCGGACCAGCATATTAAAACGCAATTTCCATCATTTTTCTATCCCGTAAGTAATTATATCTGTATTTTATTTTTGACAGGAGTTCTTATTATTATGTGGATCACAGGAATGAAACTTCCAGTAGAGTTGATTCCGATATGGATGATTTTGCTTTACATCTCTTATGTCCTTGTAAAAAGAAGTAAAGCAAAGAAAGCATAA
- a CDS encoding ZIP family metal transporter encodes MNAIILVSILFISALASGLAVFFVKRNNTSLLKLILSFSGAYLFAITVLHLIPHVYQTRTTDAEILGIYVLGGFLFQLILEQFSQGIEHGHIHHEEGHHHAFPMGIMISLCLHAFLEGMPLAATHQTELVFGIAIHHIPAAFALGSLLISTHLSKKSITTLLIVFAAMTPLGFSFSKAISTGEIGNIQQYFDKIMAVVIGIFLHISTTILFESGSADHHKFNKKKMIAVFVGVAIALMNFLFDSHDHEHPAENHQEINHDHDH; translated from the coding sequence ATGAACGCCATCATCTTAGTAAGTATTCTATTTATCTCTGCACTAGCAAGTGGGCTAGCCGTATTCTTTGTCAAAAGAAATAACACGAGCTTACTTAAGTTAATACTATCGTTCAGTGGAGCTTATCTATTCGCTATTACAGTTTTACATCTCATACCACATGTCTATCAAACACGTACAACAGATGCAGAAATATTAGGTATTTATGTACTTGGAGGATTTTTATTTCAATTAATATTAGAACAGTTCTCTCAAGGAATAGAACATGGTCATATCCATCACGAAGAAGGACATCATCATGCTTTTCCAATGGGTATCATGATTAGTTTATGTTTACATGCATTCTTAGAGGGCATGCCTTTAGCCGCAACTCATCAGACAGAATTGGTCTTTGGAATAGCCATTCATCATATTCCAGCTGCATTTGCATTGGGAAGTTTATTAATTAGTACCCATCTCTCCAAGAAAAGTATTACCACCCTATTAATTGTTTTTGCTGCCATGACACCATTAGGATTCTCTTTTAGTAAAGCAATCAGCACTGGTGAAATTGGAAATATTCAACAATATTTTGATAAGATTATGGCTGTCGTTATTGGTATATTTTTACATATATCAACAACCATACTGTTTGAATCAGGGTCTGCAGATCATCACAAATTCAATAAAAAGAAAATGATTGCCGTATTTGTTGGTGTTGCAATTGCACTTATGAATTTCTTATTTGATAGTCATGATCACGAACATCCTGCAGAAAATCATCAAGAAATCAATCATGATCACGACCACTAA
- a CDS encoding MarR family winged helix-turn-helix transcriptional regulator, with amino-acid sequence MKIDEAIQQTKKFSTEWQKAVINLVYTSSWVSAILEKRAEHKQITLSQFNVLRILRGQYPNPITNNLIKSRMLTNMPDISRLIDRLVLKGLVDRCKSNIDKRAVSLLITEAGLQVLQELEEEMLLNDILPKNISEANCKRLNELLDTFRGCLESESENN; translated from the coding sequence ATGAAAATTGATGAAGCTATACAACAAACAAAAAAATTTAGTACGGAATGGCAGAAGGCTGTTATCAATCTCGTGTATACAAGTAGTTGGGTAAGTGCAATTTTGGAAAAGCGAGCCGAACATAAACAAATTACATTAAGTCAATTCAATGTTCTCCGTATTTTGAGAGGTCAATATCCAAATCCAATCACGAATAATCTAATAAAATCTAGAATGTTAACGAATATGCCAGACATTTCAAGATTAATAGATCGATTGGTATTAAAAGGACTGGTTGATCGTTGCAAGTCAAATATTGATAAACGTGCTGTCAGCCTATTGATCACAGAAGCGGGACTTCAAGTATTACAAGAACTAGAAGAAGAAATGCTTTTGAATGATATTCTCCCTAAAAATATTTCTGAAGCAAATTGTAAACGATTAAATGAACTTTTGGATACTTTTAGAGGATGTTTAGAATCCGAATCTGAAAATAATTAG
- a CDS encoding aminotransferase class IV, producing MATTYINFNGNIVPEDQEIFSIENRAVRYGDGLFETMLFKDGEIRFLSFHMERLQKGMIALHFDDVNLFDDFFVRSKVEELIRKNNMVGQQVRIRLIVFRKGGGLYSPNSNKPSYVFQVARPEPNLKDKKIGLIVDLYTEYKKPFSDLSKIKSLNSQIYVLAGIYKKKMGYDDVLLLNQEGYLCEALSSNIFVHYDKTLYTPAISEGCIEGVMRRVVIDMAIDEGLEVVEAQISPQIMKEAEEIFLTNAVQGVQWVMGYKQKRYFNKISRILQNKLLTWNYNDPVE from the coding sequence ATGGCAACAACATATATCAATTTTAACGGAAATATTGTACCCGAAGATCAAGAAATCTTCTCCATAGAGAATAGAGCCGTACGCTATGGTGATGGATTGTTTGAGACAATGCTTTTTAAAGATGGTGAAATTAGGTTTTTATCATTTCATATGGAACGATTACAAAAAGGAATGATTGCATTACATTTTGACGATGTCAATTTGTTTGATGATTTTTTTGTTCGTTCTAAAGTGGAAGAGCTTATACGTAAAAATAATATGGTCGGACAACAGGTTCGTATTCGACTGATTGTTTTTAGAAAAGGAGGAGGGTTGTATAGTCCAAATTCAAATAAGCCATCTTATGTCTTTCAAGTAGCTCGACCTGAACCTAATCTTAAAGATAAGAAAATAGGGCTAATTGTTGATTTATATACCGAGTATAAAAAACCATTTAGTGATTTATCAAAAATTAAATCCCTCAACTCTCAAATTTATGTCTTAGCGGGTATCTATAAGAAGAAGATGGGATATGATGATGTCTTATTGTTAAATCAAGAAGGATATCTTTGTGAAGCATTAAGCTCTAATATTTTTGTACATTATGATAAGACATTATATACGCCAGCTATTTCAGAAGGATGTATTGAAGGTGTTATGCGTCGTGTTGTCATTGATATGGCGATAGACGAAGGGCTTGAAGTCGTGGAAGCACAGATCAGCCCACAGATCATGAAAGAAGCAGAAGAGATTTTCTTGACCAATGCCGTGCAAGGGGTTCAGTGGGTTATGGGGTATAAACAAAAACGATATTTTAATAAAATTTCCAGAATTTTACAAAACAAATTATTGACGTGGAACTACAATGATCCTGTTGAATAA
- a CDS encoding NADPH-dependent FMN reductase, with protein MKILAFAASNSRNSINKTFVTSVSKYYKEKDDVIDILDLNDYEMPIYSIDRELESGIPQLALDFAAKIDEADFLLISIAEYNGSYNVGYKNIIDWVSRIAGRKTFNGKPVFLLATSPGPMGGTTVLTTAVNRITWDGAEVLDSFSLPQFANNFEVGKGVTSIEHRSKLEAKVRATKRALKEKLLKSV; from the coding sequence ATGAAAATATTAGCGTTTGCTGCTAGTAATAGCAGAAATTCAATTAACAAAACATTCGTTACTTCGGTTTCTAAATATTATAAAGAAAAGGACGATGTTATTGATATTTTAGACCTGAATGATTACGAAATGCCTATCTATTCAATTGATAGAGAGCTAGAATCTGGTATTCCACAACTGGCACTGGATTTTGCTGCTAAAATTGATGAAGCAGATTTCTTATTAATTTCAATTGCCGAATATAATGGATCTTACAATGTTGGATATAAAAATATCATTGACTGGGTTTCGAGAATTGCTGGCCGTAAAACCTTTAATGGAAAACCCGTCTTCTTACTAGCAACCAGTCCTGGCCCTATGGGAGGTACTACTGTATTGACCACAGCTGTCAATAGAATCACTTGGGATGGAGCAGAAGTATTGGATTCATTTTCATTACCACAATTTGCGAATAACTTCGAAGTAGGTAAAGGCGTGACGAGTATCGAACATAGAAGTAAGCTAGAAGCTAAAGTACGCGCTACGAAACGCGCTCTAAAAGAAAAATTATTAAAATCAGTTTAA
- the glmM gene encoding phosphoglucosamine mutase encodes MTLIKSISGIRGTIGGRSGEGLTPIDIVKFTAAYGKIIVKQTGINKIVVGRDARVSGEMVSNLVIGTLQSIGVDVIDLGLSTTPTVEIAVPKENAGGGIILTASHNPGQWNALKLLNAKGEFINDAEGKEVLALGESLDFDFAEFENLGSVTKDETYMQKHIDDVLALDLVDAEAVKNANFKIAVDAVNSSGGLFIPALLAALGVETIYKIHCEPDGKFSHNPEPLKENLTDLSKAVLDNGADLGIAVDPDVDRLVFMMEDGDLFGEEYTLVAVSDYILQHTKGNTVSNLSSTRALRDVTVKHGGQYFAAAVGEVNVVTKMKEVGAVIGGEGNGGVIYPASHYGRDSLVGVAIFLTHLAKLGKKVSAYRAELPQYFMSKNKITLTPELDIDHLLAKMEEKYKHEDHTTIDGLKIDFANEWVHLRKSNTEPIIRIYSEGPTAEAAEAIAQKIIAEIEEIIK; translated from the coding sequence ATGACTTTAATTAAATCAATATCTGGTATTAGAGGTACCATCGGAGGTCGTTCTGGAGAGGGACTAACACCTATCGATATCGTGAAATTCACCGCAGCTTATGGAAAAATCATTGTTAAGCAAACGGGTATCAATAAAATTGTAGTTGGTCGTGATGCTCGCGTATCTGGTGAAATGGTCAGTAACTTGGTTATTGGTACTTTACAAAGCATCGGTGTGGATGTGATTGATTTAGGTTTATCAACAACGCCTACTGTTGAGATTGCTGTCCCAAAAGAAAATGCTGGTGGCGGTATTATATTAACCGCTTCTCATAATCCAGGTCAGTGGAATGCTTTGAAACTTTTAAATGCTAAAGGTGAGTTTATCAACGATGCTGAAGGAAAAGAGGTACTAGCTTTAGGTGAAAGTTTAGATTTTGATTTTGCAGAATTTGAAAATCTAGGATCTGTAACGAAAGATGAGACCTATATGCAGAAGCATATTGATGATGTATTAGCATTAGATTTAGTAGATGCAGAGGCTGTCAAAAATGCAAATTTCAAAATAGCAGTAGATGCTGTAAACAGCTCTGGTGGATTATTTATACCCGCTTTGTTAGCAGCATTGGGTGTAGAGACAATTTATAAAATTCATTGTGAACCTGATGGTAAATTTTCACACAACCCTGAACCATTGAAAGAAAATCTAACGGATCTTTCTAAAGCAGTATTGGATAATGGTGCTGATTTAGGGATTGCTGTAGACCCAGATGTGGATCGACTAGTTTTTATGATGGAAGATGGTGACTTGTTTGGTGAAGAATATACTTTAGTAGCTGTTTCAGATTATATTTTACAACATACAAAAGGAAATACAGTATCTAACTTATCTTCAACGAGAGCATTACGCGACGTAACAGTAAAGCATGGTGGTCAATACTTTGCTGCTGCTGTAGGGGAGGTGAATGTTGTGACTAAGATGAAAGAGGTAGGTGCTGTTATTGGTGGAGAAGGTAATGGTGGTGTCATTTATCCAGCATCTCATTATGGTCGTGATTCTTTAGTAGGGGTAGCTATTTTCTTAACACATTTGGCTAAATTGGGTAAAAAAGTTTCTGCATATAGAGCAGAATTACCACAATATTTTATGTCTAAAAACAAGATTACTTTAACTCCTGAATTAGATATTGATCATCTATTAGCAAAAATGGAAGAAAAATATAAGCATGAGGATCATACGACTATTGATGGCTTGAAAATAGATTTTGCAAATGAATGGGTTCATTTACGTAAATCAAATACAGAGCCTATTATACGGATCTATTCAGAAGGGCCAACAGCAGAAGCTGCTGAAGCAATCGCACAAAAAATAATAGCTGAAATTGAAGAAATTATTAAATAA
- a CDS encoding RluA family pseudouridine synthase — MAENLELQEQDEQELFEHLRIEVDKGQALLRIDKFLMNRVENASRNKIQAAIEAESVLVNDKPVKASYKVRPLDMITVVLPDPPRDTEVYPEDIPLDIVFEDNDVLIVNKESGMVVHPGFNNYTGTLVNALTHHIQQLPQLPGNSDRPGLVHRIDKDTSGLLVIAKNEKAMTSLAKQFFDHSITRKYVALVWGDIKEDGTITGYIGRHVKDRRIMAMYDSEANGRWSVTHYRVLERLGYVTLIECQLETGRTHQIRAHMQSIGHPLFNDAMYGGDKIIKGTVFTKYKQFVENCFKILPRQALHAQVIGFVHPTTKENIKFEVPLPEDFRLGLEKWRNYAALSKPMDE, encoded by the coding sequence ATGGCTGAAAATTTAGAGTTACAAGAACAAGATGAACAAGAACTATTCGAACATTTACGAATAGAGGTAGATAAAGGACAAGCATTATTGCGTATTGATAAATTCCTGATGAATAGAGTAGAGAATGCTTCTCGAAATAAGATTCAGGCTGCAATTGAAGCAGAATCTGTATTAGTAAATGATAAACCTGTAAAGGCAAGTTATAAAGTAAGACCTTTGGATATGATCACGGTCGTATTGCCTGATCCACCAAGAGATACTGAAGTTTATCCGGAAGATATTCCATTGGATATCGTTTTTGAAGATAACGATGTATTGATTGTCAACAAAGAATCAGGAATGGTTGTTCATCCTGGTTTTAATAATTATACAGGTACATTGGTCAATGCGTTAACGCACCACATTCAACAATTACCACAATTGCCAGGTAATTCGGATCGTCCAGGTTTGGTACATCGTATCGACAAGGATACTTCTGGTTTATTGGTAATTGCCAAGAATGAAAAAGCAATGACTTCTTTAGCCAAACAATTTTTTGATCATAGCATCACTAGAAAGTATGTTGCGCTAGTCTGGGGAGATATCAAAGAAGATGGTACGATAACAGGATACATTGGTCGACATGTGAAAGATAGACGCATTATGGCAATGTATGATAGTGAGGCGAATGGACGTTGGTCTGTCACACATTATCGTGTTTTGGAGCGTTTGGGATATGTTACCTTAATTGAATGTCAATTGGAAACAGGTAGAACACATCAAATTCGTGCGCATATGCAGTCTATCGGACATCCCTTATTTAATGATGCGATGTATGGGGGGGACAAGATTATAAAAGGAACTGTTTTTACAAAATATAAGCAATTTGTAGAAAATTGTTTTAAAATATTACCTCGACAAGCTCTTCATGCACAAGTTATTGGATTTGTACATCCAACAACAAAAGAAAATATCAAATTTGAAGTACCATTACCAGAAGATTTTCGTTTAGGATTAGAGAAATGGCGAAATTATGCTGCTTTATCAAAACCAATGGATGAATAA
- a CDS encoding 1-aminocyclopropane-1-carboxylate deaminase/D-cysteine desulfhydrase — MISFDFYSPEQKISLPRWQERFIHVTIKRDDMIHPFISGNKWRKLKFNINKALELHKNQLVTFGGAWSNHLLATACAGATFGFKTTAFLRADEGINNPVIAMCKLFGMELIYTNRADYKDKQTLFDKHFATNPNAYFIDEGGYGMDGAKGCEEIVTSLTQTYDHIFCACGTGTTLAGIQHAVDTLKLNTKVHGIPVLKGGEFIQEEIQKIYPETKPVTLHTGYHFGGYARTQPTLLQFIEKFVSSSGIMIEPTYTGKLFFAIDDLISKDYFEPNANILVIHTGGLTGFLGMYDRFNLDLNQ; from the coding sequence ATGATATCTTTTGATTTTTATAGTCCTGAACAGAAAATCAGCCTTCCAAGGTGGCAAGAGAGGTTTATTCATGTTACAATAAAAAGGGATGATATGATTCACCCCTTTATATCTGGCAACAAATGGAGAAAGCTAAAGTTCAACATAAATAAAGCTTTAGAACTTCATAAAAATCAACTTGTTACTTTTGGTGGCGCTTGGTCAAATCACCTCTTAGCCACCGCTTGTGCAGGAGCCACTTTCGGTTTCAAAACAACCGCTTTTTTACGTGCCGATGAGGGAATTAACAATCCCGTTATTGCTATGTGTAAGTTATTCGGCATGGAACTAATTTATACTAATCGTGCAGATTATAAAGATAAACAAACACTTTTCGACAAACATTTTGCAACAAATCCAAATGCCTATTTTATTGATGAAGGAGGATATGGAATGGATGGAGCAAAGGGTTGTGAAGAAATTGTCACGTCTTTAACGCAAACTTACGATCATATTTTTTGTGCTTGCGGTACAGGAACCACACTAGCAGGTATTCAACATGCTGTTGATACTTTAAAACTCAATACTAAAGTCCACGGAATTCCCGTTTTAAAAGGTGGAGAATTTATTCAAGAGGAAATTCAAAAAATATACCCCGAAACCAAACCCGTAACCCTCCATACAGGATACCATTTTGGCGGATATGCAAGAACACAACCTACTCTACTACAGTTTATTGAAAAGTTTGTTTCAAGTAGTGGTATTATGATTGAACCTACTTATACAGGTAAACTATTTTTTGCAATTGATGACTTAATTTCCAAAGATTATTTTGAACCCAATGCTAATATTTTAGTTATTCATACAGGAGGTCTAACGGGATTTTTAGGTATGTACGACCGTTTTAATCTTGATCTAAATCAATAA
- a CDS encoding ferrous iron transport protein A, translating into MRNISSLDTLKKGKKAIIVDFNSNEIPAKFYEMGFIPGTEIEVKHIAPLNGPICLNIIASSSLVAIRRSEAKVIIIDSK; encoded by the coding sequence ATGCGCAATATATCTAGCTTAGACACACTAAAAAAGGGAAAAAAGGCGATCATAGTTGATTTTAATTCAAATGAAATTCCAGCTAAGTTTTATGAAATGGGATTTATTCCAGGCACCGAAATTGAAGTGAAACATATTGCTCCCTTAAATGGCCCTATCTGTCTAAATATAATTGCCAGTAGCTCATTAGTTGCTATCAGAAGATCTGAAGCCAAAGTAATCATTATCGATTCAAAATAA
- the feoB gene encoding ferrous iron transport protein B has translation MNNPIIALLGNPNVGKTSLFNRITKLNQKVGNYPGITVEKREGSVTANNKTYKIIDLPGTYTLFPNSLDEEVVFNILVDQKNVLKPNLIVVVGEPSNLKRSIILYQQARELGLPAIFVINMIDEAMVKGISIDIPKLESLLKTKIFQTNARTGEGIDKLIKEFDSIPPLYISNFDIPASFLPALEESKRLFPLENEYSTWQYLAKGNVEFLSKEKNDSLAAIRLKYNLTPQLLQKEESIKRNSNLEQSIKGIVSKDNDVKSKTNAIDKILLHPFFGYVVFFGLLFLIFQGIYTWSGPAMDFIDTLFGDLAAYIQATLPTGPLTDLLSNGIIKGIGGIVIFVPQIVILYIFISLMEETGYMSRVVFLMDRWLRPFGLNGKSVIPLISGVACAVPAVMSARNIENSKERLVTMLVTPFMTCSARLPIYIVIIGLVIPETKYLGFNLQGIILFILYILGIVAALGSAWLLSKIIKSKHKSFLIFELPTYKLPDWKNLFLNVWDKSSSFVLGAGKIILAISVILWALGSFGPGDKFKNATDIVTKNNPTLSEDDLAHEISSYKVEHSYLGYLGMVIEPVVEPLGYDWKMGIGLISSFAAREVFVGTMATVYSIGEDADIEDEASKRTILSKMKSEINRNTGLPAYNLASGVSLLLFYAFAMQCMSTIAIVKKETGSWKWTLIQTGFMTGLAYIAALFAFQILK, from the coding sequence ATGAACAATCCTATTATTGCACTTTTGGGGAATCCAAATGTGGGTAAAACATCGCTTTTTAATCGTATTACAAAACTCAATCAGAAGGTCGGAAATTATCCAGGTATTACTGTTGAGAAACGTGAAGGGTCTGTAACAGCAAATAATAAAACATATAAAATTATTGATCTACCAGGCACCTATACCTTATTCCCAAACTCTTTGGATGAGGAAGTTGTATTTAATATTTTAGTTGATCAAAAAAATGTCTTAAAACCTAATTTAATCGTTGTGGTTGGTGAGCCATCCAACTTAAAAAGATCAATTATTCTTTATCAACAAGCTAGAGAACTAGGTTTGCCTGCCATTTTCGTCATTAATATGATTGATGAGGCGATGGTGAAAGGAATAAGCATTGATATCCCAAAATTAGAATCTTTATTAAAGACTAAAATCTTTCAAACAAATGCTAGAACTGGAGAGGGAATTGATAAACTCATTAAAGAATTTGATTCAATACCTCCATTATATATTAGTAATTTTGATATTCCAGCTTCTTTCCTTCCTGCTTTAGAAGAATCAAAACGCTTATTTCCACTTGAAAATGAGTATAGTACTTGGCAATATTTAGCAAAAGGAAATGTGGAATTTCTTTCTAAAGAAAAGAATGATTCTTTAGCAGCTATACGATTAAAGTATAACCTAACGCCACAATTACTGCAAAAGGAAGAATCAATCAAACGGAATAGTAATCTCGAACAGTCCATAAAAGGCATTGTTTCCAAGGATAATGACGTCAAAAGTAAAACCAATGCTATTGATAAAATTTTATTGCATCCTTTTTTTGGTTATGTTGTTTTCTTTGGCTTATTATTTCTAATCTTTCAAGGTATTTACACCTGGTCAGGTCCAGCTATGGATTTCATTGACACCTTATTTGGTGATCTTGCAGCTTACATACAAGCGACACTACCAACTGGTCCCCTGACAGATTTACTATCCAATGGTATCATCAAAGGTATTGGAGGTATTGTTATTTTTGTTCCTCAAATTGTTATTCTATACATATTCATCTCTTTGATGGAAGAAACGGGCTACATGAGCCGCGTTGTATTTCTAATGGATAGATGGTTAAGACCATTTGGATTGAATGGAAAGTCTGTCATTCCGCTGATATCTGGAGTAGCATGTGCGGTACCAGCAGTCATGTCTGCAAGAAATATTGAGAACAGTAAAGAACGTTTAGTGACCATGTTGGTGACTCCTTTTATGACATGTTCTGCCCGTCTACCTATTTATATTGTTATTATTGGATTAGTCATCCCTGAAACAAAATATCTAGGATTCAATTTGCAAGGGATTATACTGTTTATCCTATACATTCTAGGGATTGTTGCCGCATTAGGTTCGGCATGGCTATTAAGTAAAATAATCAAATCGAAACATAAATCGTTTTTAATTTTTGAATTACCAACTTACAAACTACCTGACTGGAAAAATTTATTTTTAAACGTTTGGGATAAATCATCAAGCTTTGTTCTTGGTGCAGGTAAGATTATTTTAGCAATATCTGTTATCTTATGGGCATTGGGTAGTTTTGGTCCTGGCGATAAATTTAAAAATGCAACAGATATCGTTACTAAAAACAATCCGACCCTATCTGAAGATGATCTTGCACATGAAATTTCCTCTTACAAAGTAGAACACTCTTATTTGGGGTATTTAGGCATGGTCATTGAGCCAGTTGTAGAACCCTTGGGCTATGATTGGAAGATGGGAATCGGCTTGATATCCTCATTTGCTGCTCGTGAAGTTTTTGTGGGTACAATGGCAACCGTTTACAGTATCGGAGAAGATGCTGATATTGAAGATGAAGCTTCAAAAAGAACTATTTTGAGTAAAATGAAGAGTGAAATTAATAGGAATACTGGGTTGCCAGCCTATAATTTGGCATCAGGAGTTTCATTGTTATTATTTTACGCTTTTGCAATGCAATGTATGAGCACCATTGCTATTGTTAAAAAAGAAACTGGCTCTTGGAAATGGACACTCATTCAGACAGGTTTTATGACAGGTCTTGCTTATATAGCAGCACTGTTTGCCTTTCAGATTTTAAAATAA